In Osmia bicornis bicornis chromosome 1, iOsmBic2.1, whole genome shotgun sequence, the following proteins share a genomic window:
- the LOC114876128 gene encoding splicing factor, suppressor of white-apricot homolog isoform X1: protein MAASKSQRWMVDSGILRKKNGEEEPQELLVFGYSCKLFRDDDKAKMIDQGKHLIPWMGDNTLKIDRYDGRGALGDLRIYEPPTGGFDQRTILTEEELKVEQLCDEERYRSLYNNEMEDSIHHEEEIKRLHQALDSENTYGQVGYDYNEEGKTATGSKSTCDDSQSPKRSEGSQEEDQAFVPPPDLEIPDGIPLPETQKLNAIITKTALFISRQGGQMEILIKAKQANNPQFSFLSIDGPLHQYYRYILDAIKSGKYNPEKQPEKEEESEPEDGSSDQDDEPYLHPSLAPSFTKIEAAPSIPSIQYKPSADCAYSMLVNKITGKPPPSKAPPQQLESTGQATATAAGYYHPVAGQGYSPFPAAAPVQYSHGPVIYGPNGQIQSPLQLAPINTVSSPNDSLAAHVAITECQPPLVPYGTTSQKQLSRPSFIVPPADVQIIIDKMASYVAKNGRDFEAIVKNKGDPRFNFLELSHQYHGYYAHKLTIYEGAVNPKVLTEEELLQKQEPQEEKQKKLEELQKKQQRMEEVQKRVKMIQAKKKCDTRMKQTTTTTTSTTTITTSSTGGGLKQVTTVSFSIKKPKEGETGVIEKRNALPLEESDEEMGSENKEGNSKPSSPQDSMEQNFLTAVGTMDKDAWKTEKKPKNEEKELVDLTDEILEDCQKEIRHNKQNEERIKDKLVAAARDKLAATSRERQLQLERKKKAAAFLSQIQTNVLSKSSGHSSHSGNSGGSVGQGARKDDSDEVHSVPSPSPSPSLDDAKSCDSRSGGNSLMDRLKSADLTGKRSRPRSRSCSRSRSCTDRQRFHKKHKKKKSSHRSHDSPSSSRSHRSKKSKKSSSKHRSPSRTPSRRHQHNARRKGSNSSYSDSSSP, encoded by the exons ATGGCGGCATCGAAAAGTCAGCGTTGGATGGTAGATTCAGGAATTCTACGTAAAAAGAATGGAGAAGAGGAACCGCAGGAGCTGTTGGTGTTTGGATATAGCTGCAAATTATTTCGAGATGATGACAAGGCGAAAATGATTGATCAAGGAAAGCATTTGATACCATGGATGGGCGATAACACGTTGAAAATAGACAG ATACGATGGACGCGGAGCACTGGGGGATTTACGGATATACGAACCACCGACAGGTGGGTTCGATCAAAGAACGATTCtgacggaggaggagctgaaAGTGGAACAATTGTGCGACGAAGAAAGGTATCGGTCCCTCTACAACAACGAGATGGAGGACTCGATCCATCACG AGGAAGAAATAAAACGACTTCATCAAGCGTTGGATTCGGAGAATACGTACGGTCAGGTGGGGTACGACTACAACGAGGAAGGCAAGACCGCGACCGGTTCGAAAAGCACGTGCGACGATTCGCAAAGTCCGAAAAGATCCGAAGGATCCCAGGAGGAGGATCAAGCTTTCGTACCACCTCCTGATTTGGAAATACCAGATGGTATTCCATTG CCGGAAACTCAAAAACTGAATGCCATCATAACGAAAACGGCGTTGTTTATAAGTCGTCAAGGAGGGCAAATGGAGATCTTGATTAAAGCGAAGCAGGCGAACAATCCACAATTTTCCTTCTTATCGATAGACGGGCCGCTGCATCAATATTACAGATACATATTGGATGCAATCAAGAGCGGAAAATACAATCCAGAAAAGCAGCCGGAGAAGGAGGAAGAATCTG AACCCGAAGATGGATCGTCGGACCAAGACGACGAACCGTATCTTCATCCGAGTCTGGCGCCGTCGTTCACCAAGATAGAGGCG GCTCCTAGTATTCCAAGCATACAGTACAAACCATCAGCCGACTGCGCATACTCGATGCTTGTGAATAAAATCACCGGGAAACCGCCGCCTTCGAAAGCTCCTCCGCAACAGTTGGAAAGTACCGGTCAAGCGACGGCTACCGCAGCAGGGTATTACCATCCGGTAGCGGGACAG GGGTACAGTCCATTTCCTGCGGCGGCACCTGTACAATACTCCCACGGTCCGGTGATATACGGACCAAACGGCCAGATACAATCGCCGTTGCAATTGGCACCTATAAACACGGTGTCCTCCCCGAACGATTCGCTCGCGGCTCACGTTGCGATCACCGAGTGTCAACCGCCGTTGGTACCTTACGGAACTACGTCCCAGAAGCAACTGAGTAGACCTTCTTTCATCGTACCGCCAGCGGACGTGCAAATAATTATCGACAAAATGGCTAGCTACGTGGCGAAAAATGGTCGAGATTTCGAAGCAATCGTGAAAAATAAAGGTGACCCGAGGTTTAATTTTCTGGAACTGTCGCATCAGTATCACGGTTACTACGCGCACAAGTTAACGATATACGAAGGCGCGGTAAATCCAAAAGTGTTGACGGAGGAGGAGTTGCTACAGAAACAAGAACCACAGGAGGAGAAACAGAAAAAATTGGAAGAATTACAAAAGAAGCAGCAAAGAATGGAAGAAGTACAAAAACGGGTGAAAATGATACAAGCGAAAAAGAAATGCGACACAAGAATGAAAcagacgacgacgacgacgacgtcaACGACAACGATAACGACATCGTCGACGGGAGGAGGGCTGAAACAAGTAACGACCGTGTCATTTTCCATAAAAAAACCAAAGGAGGGTGAAACGGGAGTAATCGAGAAGCGGAACGCTCTTCCGTTGGAGGAGAGCGACGAGGAAATGGGAAGCGAGAACAAAGAGGGCAACTCGAAGCCGAGTTCGCCGCAGGATTCTATGGAACAGAATTTCCTAACTGCTGTCGGCACAATGGACAAAGACGCATGGAAGACGGAGAAGAAACCTAAGAACGAAGAAAAGGAATTGGTAGATTTGACCGACGAAATTTTGGAAGATTGTCAGAAAGAGATTAGACACAATAAACAGAACGAAGAgagaataaaagacaaattagTGGCTGCGGCGCGAGACAAGCTCGCAGCTACTTCCAGAGAAAGGCAACTTCAAttggaaagaaagaagaaggccGCGGCATTTTTGAGTCAAATCCAGACGAACGTGTTGTCGAAAAGTAGCGGTCACAGCAGTCACAGCGGTAATAGCGGTGGGAGTGTTGGTCAGGGGGCGCGAAAAGACGATTCGGACGAGGTGCATTCTGTTCCGTCTCCGTCGCCTTCGCCCTCGTTAGACGACGCGAAATCCTGCGACTCCAGGAGCGGTGGAAACTCGTTGATGGACAGATTGAAAAGCGCGGATCTGACCGGTAAAAGATCTAGACCGCGATCGAGAAGTTGCAGTAGGAGTCGAAGTTGCACGGACAGACAAAGATTTCACAAGAAgcacaagaaaaagaaaagctcGCACCGAAG CCACGATAGTCCGAGTAGTTCTCGATCGCACAGGTCCAAGAAGAGCAAAAAGTCTTCGTCCAAGCATAGATCTCCATCGCGAACACCATCCCGAAGGCATCAGCACAACGCGCGACGAAAAGGAAGCAATTCATCCTATTCAGATTCGAGTTCACCTTGA
- the LOC114876128 gene encoding splicing factor, suppressor of white-apricot homolog isoform X3, translating into MAASKSQRWMVDSGILRKKNGEEEPQELLVFGYSCKLFRDDDKAKMIDQGKHLIPWMGDNTLKIDRYDGRGALGDLRIYEPPTGGFDQRTILTEEELKVEQLCDEERYRSLYNNEMEDSIHHEEEIKRLHQALDSENTYGQVGYDYNEEGKTATGSKSTCDDSQSPKRSEGSQEEDQAFVPPPDLEIPDGIPLPETQKLNAIITKTALFISRQGGQMEILIKAKQANNPQFSFLSIDGPLHQYYRYILDAIKSGKYNPEKQPEKEEESEPEDGSSDQDDEPYLHPSLAPSFTKIEAAPSIPSIQYKPSADCAYSMLVNKITGKPPPSKAPPQQLESTGQATATAAGYYHPVAGQGYSPFPAAAPVQYSHGPVIYGPNGQIQSPLQLAPINTVSSPNDSLAAHVAITECQPPLVPYGTTSQKQLSRPSFIVPPADVQIIIDKMASYVAKNGRDFEAIVKNKGDPRFNFLELSHQYHGYYAHKLTIYEGAVNPKVLTEEELLQKQEPQEEKQKKLEELQKKQQRMEEVQKRVKMIQAKKKCDTRMKQTTTTTTSTTTITTSSTGGGLKQVTTVSFSIKKPKEGETGVIEKRNALPLEESDEEMGSENKEGNSKPSSPQDSMEQNFLTAVGTMDKDAWKTEKKPKNEEKELVDLTDEILEDCQKEIRHNKQNEERIKDKLVAAARDKLAATSRERQLQLERKKKAAAFLSQIQTNVLSKSSGHSSHSGNSGGSVGQGARKDDSDEVHSVPSPSPSPSLDDAKSCDSRSGGNSLMDRLKSADLTGKRSRPRSRSCSRSRSCTDRQRFHKKHKKKKSSHRRYAER; encoded by the exons ATGGCGGCATCGAAAAGTCAGCGTTGGATGGTAGATTCAGGAATTCTACGTAAAAAGAATGGAGAAGAGGAACCGCAGGAGCTGTTGGTGTTTGGATATAGCTGCAAATTATTTCGAGATGATGACAAGGCGAAAATGATTGATCAAGGAAAGCATTTGATACCATGGATGGGCGATAACACGTTGAAAATAGACAG ATACGATGGACGCGGAGCACTGGGGGATTTACGGATATACGAACCACCGACAGGTGGGTTCGATCAAAGAACGATTCtgacggaggaggagctgaaAGTGGAACAATTGTGCGACGAAGAAAGGTATCGGTCCCTCTACAACAACGAGATGGAGGACTCGATCCATCACG AGGAAGAAATAAAACGACTTCATCAAGCGTTGGATTCGGAGAATACGTACGGTCAGGTGGGGTACGACTACAACGAGGAAGGCAAGACCGCGACCGGTTCGAAAAGCACGTGCGACGATTCGCAAAGTCCGAAAAGATCCGAAGGATCCCAGGAGGAGGATCAAGCTTTCGTACCACCTCCTGATTTGGAAATACCAGATGGTATTCCATTG CCGGAAACTCAAAAACTGAATGCCATCATAACGAAAACGGCGTTGTTTATAAGTCGTCAAGGAGGGCAAATGGAGATCTTGATTAAAGCGAAGCAGGCGAACAATCCACAATTTTCCTTCTTATCGATAGACGGGCCGCTGCATCAATATTACAGATACATATTGGATGCAATCAAGAGCGGAAAATACAATCCAGAAAAGCAGCCGGAGAAGGAGGAAGAATCTG AACCCGAAGATGGATCGTCGGACCAAGACGACGAACCGTATCTTCATCCGAGTCTGGCGCCGTCGTTCACCAAGATAGAGGCG GCTCCTAGTATTCCAAGCATACAGTACAAACCATCAGCCGACTGCGCATACTCGATGCTTGTGAATAAAATCACCGGGAAACCGCCGCCTTCGAAAGCTCCTCCGCAACAGTTGGAAAGTACCGGTCAAGCGACGGCTACCGCAGCAGGGTATTACCATCCGGTAGCGGGACAG GGGTACAGTCCATTTCCTGCGGCGGCACCTGTACAATACTCCCACGGTCCGGTGATATACGGACCAAACGGCCAGATACAATCGCCGTTGCAATTGGCACCTATAAACACGGTGTCCTCCCCGAACGATTCGCTCGCGGCTCACGTTGCGATCACCGAGTGTCAACCGCCGTTGGTACCTTACGGAACTACGTCCCAGAAGCAACTGAGTAGACCTTCTTTCATCGTACCGCCAGCGGACGTGCAAATAATTATCGACAAAATGGCTAGCTACGTGGCGAAAAATGGTCGAGATTTCGAAGCAATCGTGAAAAATAAAGGTGACCCGAGGTTTAATTTTCTGGAACTGTCGCATCAGTATCACGGTTACTACGCGCACAAGTTAACGATATACGAAGGCGCGGTAAATCCAAAAGTGTTGACGGAGGAGGAGTTGCTACAGAAACAAGAACCACAGGAGGAGAAACAGAAAAAATTGGAAGAATTACAAAAGAAGCAGCAAAGAATGGAAGAAGTACAAAAACGGGTGAAAATGATACAAGCGAAAAAGAAATGCGACACAAGAATGAAAcagacgacgacgacgacgacgtcaACGACAACGATAACGACATCGTCGACGGGAGGAGGGCTGAAACAAGTAACGACCGTGTCATTTTCCATAAAAAAACCAAAGGAGGGTGAAACGGGAGTAATCGAGAAGCGGAACGCTCTTCCGTTGGAGGAGAGCGACGAGGAAATGGGAAGCGAGAACAAAGAGGGCAACTCGAAGCCGAGTTCGCCGCAGGATTCTATGGAACAGAATTTCCTAACTGCTGTCGGCACAATGGACAAAGACGCATGGAAGACGGAGAAGAAACCTAAGAACGAAGAAAAGGAATTGGTAGATTTGACCGACGAAATTTTGGAAGATTGTCAGAAAGAGATTAGACACAATAAACAGAACGAAGAgagaataaaagacaaattagTGGCTGCGGCGCGAGACAAGCTCGCAGCTACTTCCAGAGAAAGGCAACTTCAAttggaaagaaagaagaaggccGCGGCATTTTTGAGTCAAATCCAGACGAACGTGTTGTCGAAAAGTAGCGGTCACAGCAGTCACAGCGGTAATAGCGGTGGGAGTGTTGGTCAGGGGGCGCGAAAAGACGATTCGGACGAGGTGCATTCTGTTCCGTCTCCGTCGCCTTCGCCCTCGTTAGACGACGCGAAATCCTGCGACTCCAGGAGCGGTGGAAACTCGTTGATGGACAGATTGAAAAGCGCGGATCTGACCGGTAAAAGATCTAGACCGCGATCGAGAAGTTGCAGTAGGAGTCGAAGTTGCACGGACAGACAAAGATTTCACAAGAAgcacaagaaaaagaaaagctcGCACCGAAGGTATGCCGAAAGATAA
- the LOC114876128 gene encoding splicing factor, suppressor of white-apricot homolog isoform X2, with product MAASKSQRWMVDSGILRKKNGEEEPQELLVFGYSCKLFRDDDKAKMIDQGKHLIPWMGDNTLKIDRYDGRGALGDLRIYEPPTGGFDQRTILTEEELKVEQLCDEERYRSLYNNEMEDSIHHEEEIKRLHQALDSENTYGQVGYDYNEEGKTATGSKSTCDDSQSPKRSEGSQEEDQAFVPPPDLEIPDGIPLPETQKLNAIITKTALFISRQGGQMEILIKAKQANNPQFSFLSIDGPLHQYYRYILDAIKSGKYNPEKQPEKEEESEPEDGSSDQDDEPYLHPSLAPSFTKIEAAPSIPSIQYKPSADCAYSMLVNKITGKPPPSKAPPQQLESTGQATATAAGYYHPVAGQGYSPFPAAAPVQYSHGPVIYGPNGQIQSPLQLAPINTVSSPNDSLAAHVAITECQPPLVPYGTTSQKQLSRPSFIVPPADVQIIIDKMASYVAKNGRDFEAIVKNKGDPRFNFLELSHQYHGYYAHKLTIYEGAVNPKVLTEEELLQKQEPQEEKQKKLEELQKKQQRMEEVQKRVKMIQAKKKCDTRMKQTTTTTTSTTTITTSSTGGGLKQVTTVSFSIKKPKEGETGVIEKRNALPLEESDEEMGSENKEGNSKPSSPQDSMEQNFLTAVGTMDKDAWKTEKKPKNEEKELVDLTDEILEDCQKEIRHNKQNEERIKDKLVAAARDKLAATSRERQLQLERKKKAAAFLSQIQTNVLSKSSGHSSHSGNSGGSVGQGARKDDSDEVHSVPSPSPSPSLDDAKSCDSRSGGNSLMDRLKSADLTGKRSRPRSRSCSRSRSCTDRQRFHKKHKKKKSSHRSSHDSPSSSRSHRSKKSKKSSSKHRSPSRTPSRRHQHNARRKGSNSSYSDSSSP from the exons ATGGCGGCATCGAAAAGTCAGCGTTGGATGGTAGATTCAGGAATTCTACGTAAAAAGAATGGAGAAGAGGAACCGCAGGAGCTGTTGGTGTTTGGATATAGCTGCAAATTATTTCGAGATGATGACAAGGCGAAAATGATTGATCAAGGAAAGCATTTGATACCATGGATGGGCGATAACACGTTGAAAATAGACAG ATACGATGGACGCGGAGCACTGGGGGATTTACGGATATACGAACCACCGACAGGTGGGTTCGATCAAAGAACGATTCtgacggaggaggagctgaaAGTGGAACAATTGTGCGACGAAGAAAGGTATCGGTCCCTCTACAACAACGAGATGGAGGACTCGATCCATCACG AGGAAGAAATAAAACGACTTCATCAAGCGTTGGATTCGGAGAATACGTACGGTCAGGTGGGGTACGACTACAACGAGGAAGGCAAGACCGCGACCGGTTCGAAAAGCACGTGCGACGATTCGCAAAGTCCGAAAAGATCCGAAGGATCCCAGGAGGAGGATCAAGCTTTCGTACCACCTCCTGATTTGGAAATACCAGATGGTATTCCATTG CCGGAAACTCAAAAACTGAATGCCATCATAACGAAAACGGCGTTGTTTATAAGTCGTCAAGGAGGGCAAATGGAGATCTTGATTAAAGCGAAGCAGGCGAACAATCCACAATTTTCCTTCTTATCGATAGACGGGCCGCTGCATCAATATTACAGATACATATTGGATGCAATCAAGAGCGGAAAATACAATCCAGAAAAGCAGCCGGAGAAGGAGGAAGAATCTG AACCCGAAGATGGATCGTCGGACCAAGACGACGAACCGTATCTTCATCCGAGTCTGGCGCCGTCGTTCACCAAGATAGAGGCG GCTCCTAGTATTCCAAGCATACAGTACAAACCATCAGCCGACTGCGCATACTCGATGCTTGTGAATAAAATCACCGGGAAACCGCCGCCTTCGAAAGCTCCTCCGCAACAGTTGGAAAGTACCGGTCAAGCGACGGCTACCGCAGCAGGGTATTACCATCCGGTAGCGGGACAG GGGTACAGTCCATTTCCTGCGGCGGCACCTGTACAATACTCCCACGGTCCGGTGATATACGGACCAAACGGCCAGATACAATCGCCGTTGCAATTGGCACCTATAAACACGGTGTCCTCCCCGAACGATTCGCTCGCGGCTCACGTTGCGATCACCGAGTGTCAACCGCCGTTGGTACCTTACGGAACTACGTCCCAGAAGCAACTGAGTAGACCTTCTTTCATCGTACCGCCAGCGGACGTGCAAATAATTATCGACAAAATGGCTAGCTACGTGGCGAAAAATGGTCGAGATTTCGAAGCAATCGTGAAAAATAAAGGTGACCCGAGGTTTAATTTTCTGGAACTGTCGCATCAGTATCACGGTTACTACGCGCACAAGTTAACGATATACGAAGGCGCGGTAAATCCAAAAGTGTTGACGGAGGAGGAGTTGCTACAGAAACAAGAACCACAGGAGGAGAAACAGAAAAAATTGGAAGAATTACAAAAGAAGCAGCAAAGAATGGAAGAAGTACAAAAACGGGTGAAAATGATACAAGCGAAAAAGAAATGCGACACAAGAATGAAAcagacgacgacgacgacgacgtcaACGACAACGATAACGACATCGTCGACGGGAGGAGGGCTGAAACAAGTAACGACCGTGTCATTTTCCATAAAAAAACCAAAGGAGGGTGAAACGGGAGTAATCGAGAAGCGGAACGCTCTTCCGTTGGAGGAGAGCGACGAGGAAATGGGAAGCGAGAACAAAGAGGGCAACTCGAAGCCGAGTTCGCCGCAGGATTCTATGGAACAGAATTTCCTAACTGCTGTCGGCACAATGGACAAAGACGCATGGAAGACGGAGAAGAAACCTAAGAACGAAGAAAAGGAATTGGTAGATTTGACCGACGAAATTTTGGAAGATTGTCAGAAAGAGATTAGACACAATAAACAGAACGAAGAgagaataaaagacaaattagTGGCTGCGGCGCGAGACAAGCTCGCAGCTACTTCCAGAGAAAGGCAACTTCAAttggaaagaaagaagaaggccGCGGCATTTTTGAGTCAAATCCAGACGAACGTGTTGTCGAAAAGTAGCGGTCACAGCAGTCACAGCGGTAATAGCGGTGGGAGTGTTGGTCAGGGGGCGCGAAAAGACGATTCGGACGAGGTGCATTCTGTTCCGTCTCCGTCGCCTTCGCCCTCGTTAGACGACGCGAAATCCTGCGACTCCAGGAGCGGTGGAAACTCGTTGATGGACAGATTGAAAAGCGCGGATCTGACCGGTAAAAGATCTAGACCGCGATCGAGAAGTTGCAGTAGGAGTCGAAGTTGCACGGACAGACAAAGATTTCACAAGAAgcacaagaaaaagaaaagctcGCACCGAAG CAGCCACGATAGTCCGAGTAGTTCTCGATCGCACAGGTCCAAGAAGAGCAAAAAGTCTTCGTCCAAGCATAGATCTCCATCGCGAACACCATCCCGAAGGCATCAGCACAACGCGCGACGAAAAGGAAGCAATTCATCCTATTCAGATTCGAGTTCACCTTGA
- the LOC114876128 gene encoding splicing factor, suppressor of white-apricot homolog isoform X4, translating to MEDSIHHEEEIKRLHQALDSENTYGQVGYDYNEEGKTATGSKSTCDDSQSPKRSEGSQEEDQAFVPPPDLEIPDGIPLPETQKLNAIITKTALFISRQGGQMEILIKAKQANNPQFSFLSIDGPLHQYYRYILDAIKSGKYNPEKQPEKEEESEPEDGSSDQDDEPYLHPSLAPSFTKIEAAPSIPSIQYKPSADCAYSMLVNKITGKPPPSKAPPQQLESTGQATATAAGYYHPVAGQGYSPFPAAAPVQYSHGPVIYGPNGQIQSPLQLAPINTVSSPNDSLAAHVAITECQPPLVPYGTTSQKQLSRPSFIVPPADVQIIIDKMASYVAKNGRDFEAIVKNKGDPRFNFLELSHQYHGYYAHKLTIYEGAVNPKVLTEEELLQKQEPQEEKQKKLEELQKKQQRMEEVQKRVKMIQAKKKCDTRMKQTTTTTTSTTTITTSSTGGGLKQVTTVSFSIKKPKEGETGVIEKRNALPLEESDEEMGSENKEGNSKPSSPQDSMEQNFLTAVGTMDKDAWKTEKKPKNEEKELVDLTDEILEDCQKEIRHNKQNEERIKDKLVAAARDKLAATSRERQLQLERKKKAAAFLSQIQTNVLSKSSGHSSHSGNSGGSVGQGARKDDSDEVHSVPSPSPSPSLDDAKSCDSRSGGNSLMDRLKSADLTGKRSRPRSRSCSRSRSCTDRQRFHKKHKKKKSSHRSSHDSPSSSRSHRSKKSKKSSSKHRSPSRTPSRRHQHNARRKGSNSSYSDSSSP from the exons ATGGAGGACTCGATCCATCACG AGGAAGAAATAAAACGACTTCATCAAGCGTTGGATTCGGAGAATACGTACGGTCAGGTGGGGTACGACTACAACGAGGAAGGCAAGACCGCGACCGGTTCGAAAAGCACGTGCGACGATTCGCAAAGTCCGAAAAGATCCGAAGGATCCCAGGAGGAGGATCAAGCTTTCGTACCACCTCCTGATTTGGAAATACCAGATGGTATTCCATTG CCGGAAACTCAAAAACTGAATGCCATCATAACGAAAACGGCGTTGTTTATAAGTCGTCAAGGAGGGCAAATGGAGATCTTGATTAAAGCGAAGCAGGCGAACAATCCACAATTTTCCTTCTTATCGATAGACGGGCCGCTGCATCAATATTACAGATACATATTGGATGCAATCAAGAGCGGAAAATACAATCCAGAAAAGCAGCCGGAGAAGGAGGAAGAATCTG AACCCGAAGATGGATCGTCGGACCAAGACGACGAACCGTATCTTCATCCGAGTCTGGCGCCGTCGTTCACCAAGATAGAGGCG GCTCCTAGTATTCCAAGCATACAGTACAAACCATCAGCCGACTGCGCATACTCGATGCTTGTGAATAAAATCACCGGGAAACCGCCGCCTTCGAAAGCTCCTCCGCAACAGTTGGAAAGTACCGGTCAAGCGACGGCTACCGCAGCAGGGTATTACCATCCGGTAGCGGGACAG GGGTACAGTCCATTTCCTGCGGCGGCACCTGTACAATACTCCCACGGTCCGGTGATATACGGACCAAACGGCCAGATACAATCGCCGTTGCAATTGGCACCTATAAACACGGTGTCCTCCCCGAACGATTCGCTCGCGGCTCACGTTGCGATCACCGAGTGTCAACCGCCGTTGGTACCTTACGGAACTACGTCCCAGAAGCAACTGAGTAGACCTTCTTTCATCGTACCGCCAGCGGACGTGCAAATAATTATCGACAAAATGGCTAGCTACGTGGCGAAAAATGGTCGAGATTTCGAAGCAATCGTGAAAAATAAAGGTGACCCGAGGTTTAATTTTCTGGAACTGTCGCATCAGTATCACGGTTACTACGCGCACAAGTTAACGATATACGAAGGCGCGGTAAATCCAAAAGTGTTGACGGAGGAGGAGTTGCTACAGAAACAAGAACCACAGGAGGAGAAACAGAAAAAATTGGAAGAATTACAAAAGAAGCAGCAAAGAATGGAAGAAGTACAAAAACGGGTGAAAATGATACAAGCGAAAAAGAAATGCGACACAAGAATGAAAcagacgacgacgacgacgacgtcaACGACAACGATAACGACATCGTCGACGGGAGGAGGGCTGAAACAAGTAACGACCGTGTCATTTTCCATAAAAAAACCAAAGGAGGGTGAAACGGGAGTAATCGAGAAGCGGAACGCTCTTCCGTTGGAGGAGAGCGACGAGGAAATGGGAAGCGAGAACAAAGAGGGCAACTCGAAGCCGAGTTCGCCGCAGGATTCTATGGAACAGAATTTCCTAACTGCTGTCGGCACAATGGACAAAGACGCATGGAAGACGGAGAAGAAACCTAAGAACGAAGAAAAGGAATTGGTAGATTTGACCGACGAAATTTTGGAAGATTGTCAGAAAGAGATTAGACACAATAAACAGAACGAAGAgagaataaaagacaaattagTGGCTGCGGCGCGAGACAAGCTCGCAGCTACTTCCAGAGAAAGGCAACTTCAAttggaaagaaagaagaaggccGCGGCATTTTTGAGTCAAATCCAGACGAACGTGTTGTCGAAAAGTAGCGGTCACAGCAGTCACAGCGGTAATAGCGGTGGGAGTGTTGGTCAGGGGGCGCGAAAAGACGATTCGGACGAGGTGCATTCTGTTCCGTCTCCGTCGCCTTCGCCCTCGTTAGACGACGCGAAATCCTGCGACTCCAGGAGCGGTGGAAACTCGTTGATGGACAGATTGAAAAGCGCGGATCTGACCGGTAAAAGATCTAGACCGCGATCGAGAAGTTGCAGTAGGAGTCGAAGTTGCACGGACAGACAAAGATTTCACAAGAAgcacaagaaaaagaaaagctcGCACCGAAG CAGCCACGATAGTCCGAGTAGTTCTCGATCGCACAGGTCCAAGAAGAGCAAAAAGTCTTCGTCCAAGCATAGATCTCCATCGCGAACACCATCCCGAAGGCATCAGCACAACGCGCGACGAAAAGGAAGCAATTCATCCTATTCAGATTCGAGTTCACCTTGA
- the LOC114876130 gene encoding inositol oxygenase, producing the protein MSGKTIAQSQRQATILDPSDKYRPEPIYTGKLKSEFRDYSDDPTDPIKERVRRTYQKMHTNQTVEFVRSRMKEWLRFDKFQMSVKDALIKLNNLVDESDPDTSLPNIVHAFQTAESIRKEHPDLDWFHLTGLIHDLGKVMAFYGEPQWAVVGDTFPVGCAWADSIVYRDTSFEDNPDGKDPRYNTKYGMYEPKCGIENLIMSWGHDEYLYRVLVHNKCKLPKEALAMIRYHSFYPWHAGGDYMHFCTNQDMQMLKRINEFNKYDLYTKSGEVPDIEKLWPYYEKLIEKYIPGELEW; encoded by the exons ATGTCGGGGAAAACGATC GCACAGTCGCAGAGGCAAGCAACTATTCTGGATCCCTCGGACAAGTATCGGCCGGAACCGATTTACACGGGAAAATTGAAGAGCGAATTCAGGGATTATTCCGATGATCCGACTGACCCGATTAAAGAGCGCGTTCGAAGAACCTATCAAAAGATGCATACCAATCAAACGGTCGAATTTGTGCGAT CTCGTATGAAGGAATGGCTACGATtcgacaaatttcaaatgtcGGTGAAGGATGCTCTGATCAAACTGAACAACTTGGTGGACGAAAGTGACCCGGACACCAGCCTGCCGAATATCGTGCACGCTTTTCAAACTGCAGAGTCTATCAGAAAGGAGCATCCTGACTTGGATTGGTTCCATTTGACTGGTTTGATCCACGATTTAGGCAAG GTAATGGCGTTCTATGGAGAACCGCAATGGGCGGTGGTGGGCGATACGTTTCCCGTCGGATGCGCCTGGGCCGATTCGATCGTGTACAGAGATACCAGTTTCGAGGACAATCCGGACGGCAAGGATCCTCGATACAA CACGAAATATGGCATGTACGAGCCAAAATGTGGCATCGAGAACCTTATCATGTCCTGGGGACACGACGAGTATTTGTATCGTGTTTTGGTACACAACAAATGCAAATTACCAAAAGAAGCGTTGGCTATGATTCGTTACCATTCGTTCTATCCATGGCACGCAGGCGGTGATTACATGCATTTTTGTACCAACCAAGACATGCAGATGTTGAAGCGCATCAACGAATTTAA CAAATACGATCTCTATACGAAGAGCGGCGAGGTACCGGACATCGAAAAACTCTGGCCTTATTACGAGAAACTGATCGAGAAGTACATCCCCGGTGAATTGGAGTGGTGA